In Rutidosis leptorrhynchoides isolate AG116_Rl617_1_P2 chromosome 2, CSIRO_AGI_Rlap_v1, whole genome shotgun sequence, one genomic interval encodes:
- the LOC139892298 gene encoding protein MIZU-KUSSEI 1-like has protein sequence MPSVYSSPFHQMDNITLYSLLQHTNRSEKRSKSSGSGGIFRMFKLLPMLTSGCKMVALLGRPSKPLLTDHATTGTLFGYRRGRVSLAIQEDPHRLPIFVIELPMNSSAFQKEMASDIVRLSLESETRSHKKKVLEEFVWAVYCNGKKYGYSIRRKQMSDDELHVMQMLRGVSMGAGVLPGLSEKDPTTDGELTYMRARFERVGGSKDSESFHMINPEGAENGQELSIFFVRLR, from the coding sequence atgCCTTCAGTTTACTCTAGCCCATTTCACCAAATGGACAACATAACCCTGTATTCATTGCTACAACACACAAACCGTAGCGAAAAACGGTCCAAAAGTAGCGGATCAGGCGGGATTTTTCGCATGTTCAAGCTTCTACCAATGTTAACTTCAGGTTGTAAAATGGTGGCGTTGTTAGGGCGGCCCAGTAAGCCGCTACTAACGGATCACGCCACCACTGGTACATTATTTGGATACCGAAGAGGACGTGTAAGTTTAGCCATTCAAGAGGACCCACACCGGCTCCCAATTTTCGTAATCGAGCTTCCAATGAACTCAAGTGCATTCCAAAAGGAAATGGCGTCGGATATTGTTCGTTTGTCGTTAGAAAGCGAAACAAGGAGTCATAAAAAGAAGGTTTTAGAGGAGTTTGTGTGGGCGGTTTATTGTAACGGTAAAAAGTATGGGTATTCGATACGAAGGAAGCAAATGAGTGATGATGAGCTTCATGTTATGCAAATGTTGCGAGGTGTATCGATGGGCGCCGGAGTTCTTCCAGGGTTATCGGAAAAAGATCCGACAACGGATGGAGAGTTGACTTATATGAGAGCAAGATTTGAAAGAGTGGGTGGAAGTAAGGATTCTGAATCTTTTCATATGATTAATCCTGAAGGTGCTGAAAATGGTCAAGAATTGAGTATTTTCTTTGTAAGACTTCGTTAA